CTGAGACTCATGACCTCCGACAGTTCTGCGGAGACGAGCAGGACGGCAGTGCCTTCATCCCGTTTTTTGACGATCTCCTTGTGGATGAACTCGATGGAGCCGATATCGACGCCGCGCGTAGGCTGGGCAGCGATCAGCAGGTAGAGCTCGGAGCGGTTCGGTGTCATGTAGTCGACGGAGCGAAGCAGGTCAGCAGGCAGCTTTTGCGCCGGGGCCGGGTTGAGGATCACCGTCTTTCCGAGCCGCTTCGCCAGTTGCGCGGATGCGACCACCGTCTCCAGCGGGATCTCCAACTGGAGCAGGACGACATCTGCCGCCGCGATGGTTTCTTCTAATGCGTCGATTCGATCGGGAAGGCAATAGGCATTGGCGCCGGGGACGACGACGATGTGATTGTCTTCGTGCGCGATCATAATCGAAGCCAGTCCGGTGGGAACTTCGGTGGTTTTGGTCACCCGCTTCGTGATGACGTGGTTGGCCGCCAGGGACTGGATCAGTGTATTGCCAAAAGCATCCTCTCCCACCATCCCGACCATGACTGTGCGTGCGCCCAGTCTGGCAGCGGCTACGGCCTGATTGCCGCCTTTTCCGCCGGGGATAAAGTGGGCTTTGGTGCCTGAAATGGTCTCTCCCACTTGTGGAAAGCGGGGCGCCTCTACGACGATATCCATGTTCAGACTCCCGACGACCACAATGTTTGACTGTCTCATGGTGTTTTCATGTCCTTTCTCGAAGAGCCTCTTGCGACCAACTCCGCATCGAATTCATAGATATATTGATTGTCAACGGCTTCTCCCTCGATTTTTTTGACCAGGAGCTGAGTTGACAGGGCACCAATGTCGTAGATCGGTTGGGCGATGGTCGTCAACTCCGGCTCGGTGATGACCGTGAGTTCGATTCCGTCAAAACCGCACAAGGCAACTTGATCGGGAACGGACATGCCCATTTGCTGCAACTTTTTGAGTGCCCCCAAGGCCATCAGGTCATTGCCGCAGAAGATGCCATCGACATCCGGATGACGCGCCATCAGCTGCTCCACAGCTTCCATCCCGCCGTTGATCCGGAAATGGCCGGGCACCATCAGGCTTGGCGTAAACCAGTCAAAATGGCGGACCGAGTCTTCGTAGCCGAGCATTCGTTCTTTCCCTGTGGCCGTCTCCTGCGGACCGTAGATGTGGGCAATTTTCTTGCAACCGACATCCAGCAGATGGGCGACAGCCTTTTTGGCACCCTCGTAGTTTTTGGAGCGGACGACATAACAGGAGGATTCCGAAGGACCGCGGTCCAGGAAGACGAGCGGAATGCCCGCGTCGTTCATAGCGCTGATGTCGGCAGCCTGAAGCGAGTGGGTGGCGAACAGGATTCCGTCCACGTAGCGCCTCTTCAGCACATTGATGTAGGTCTGTTCTTTGTCGGACTCGTTGTCAGAGTTGCATATGAGCACGGTGTACCCATAGGAGCGGGCTACATCCTCGACGGCACGTGCCAGTTCGGCAAAAAACGGGTTGGAGATATTGGGCATGATCAGGGCGATCGTTTCCGTTTTCTTGCTGGCCAATCCTCTCGCCACTCTGTTAGGTTCGTAGTTCAGCATTTTGATGGCTTGCTGCACAGCCTGTTCCGTTTCCTTGTTGACATAGCCGCTCTTGTTGATGACGCGGGAGACTGTTGCTACCGAAACACCGGCGAGCTTAGCCACGTCTCGAATCGTTGCCAATCCAGCACCACCCTTTTCGCAATCGGATGCCCTGCCTGAAAGCGAGCGTATAAAAAACCGATTACATGTTAATGAAACGTGATAAAACCTTTCATTATCAATCGTTTTTGGCCTTTTACTACTGTTATGTGTAACCGGTTACACATCAGTTGGGTTTATAGTAAGGGATGAGAGATATTTTTGTCAAACCTAAGATTCTGAATCTTTTTGACCTGCATGATGCGATGGGAAAGGAATCGGGGGGAGGCTCAGCGAAGTGAAAAGCGTTTGAAATCGTTTTTTTTGCGATCGTTTTTAAGGAAGGAAAAGACGGAGGAATTACTCATGAAAATAGCCGTACTGGGAAGTCTCAATATGGATCTGGTTGCACATGTTCATCACTTGCCGCAGCCAGGGGAAACGATTATCAGTTCCCGCTTTCAGACCATTCCGGGAGGGAAAGGTGCCAACCAGGCGGTCGCTGCCGCGCGTTTGGGGGCCAAAGTGCGGATGATCGGAAAAGTAGGCGGCGATTCATACGGAGAGCAGCTGCTCGAAGGCTTGGCAGAAGCGGGCATCGATACGGAAGGAATCGAGCGGGAAGGGACGACCGGGATGGCGCTGATCAATGTCAGTGATCAAGGAGAGAATCAGATCGTGCTCGTCCCGGGGGCGAACAACGAGGTGACCGTGGCGTATACAGCGCATCACCACGACATACTCACGGACTGCGACGTCCTGTTGGTTCAACTGGAAATCCCCCTGGACACCGTTGCCTATGCGGTCCAAACCGCGCATCGGCTGGGCAAGAGAATCATTTTGAATCCCGCGCCGGCGCAGCCGCTGCCGGAGGAGATGCTGCGGTGCATCGACACCCTGACCCCCAATGAGACGGAATTGGAGCTCCTGACGGGCATGCCTGTAAAAACCTTGCCGGAGATCGAGGCGGCAGCGCAAAAGCTGCTCGCCAAAGGACCGGGGCGCGTCATCGTCACCCTGGGGGAAAAGGGAGCCTTGCTGGCCCGTACTGACGGGACCCTGCACATCCCGGCCTGCCAGGTGGCGGCCATCGATACGACGGCCGCCGGCGATGCGTTTACTGCTGCGTTCGCGGTCGCCCAGAGCAGAGGGATGGCCGATGAGGAAGCGATCCGCTTTGCCAGCAAGGCGGCTGCCATCGTCGTGACCAGACACGGCGCGCAGCCGTCCCTGCCGACGCTGGAGGAAGTGGAGGCATTCGCCTGACGGCGCGGTTTTACGACTGCTTGTCCAGCATGCCGATGACCCAGCGGCACCAATTCAGTTCTTCGCGGATGCTGTTTACGGCTCTGGTCAAGAGAATATACTCGCCGAAGTAGGGGGAGCTGGGATTTTCCGGCCTGCCTTCGCATGCCTGTTCCAGTTCAGCCAAAAAGTTCTCATACATGCTCAGATGCTCCTGATTCAGCTCTTCGCGCTCCTCAAAGAGTTTGCGGGCAGTGGCGCGATCCGTGAGCCATAAGCAGTACGCTTTGAGCGAGAGCTCGTCGCGAAAAACAGGTTCTCCGGTCGGGCGTGCCAACCACTCACGCAGTGCGGCACGTCCTTTGTCTGTGATCGAATACACCTTTTTGTCCGGACGGTCTGTCTGCAGGACACGTGTGAATTCGAGGTAGTCTTCCTGTTCCAGCTTGGCGAGCAGTGGATAGATTTGACTGTGCTTGGCTTGCCAAAACGGTTGGAGCTGCAGCATCAGATCGTAGCCGGAACTGGGCATCTTGGCGACCAGACCCAGCAATCCATACGCGAGTGTGTTCAAAGGGGGACCCTCCTGATTTCCGGTAACGGCACTTTTTATATACGTCCATTATATAGAAGAATTACATATATACTCATCCTCTATTTTCCCAGTTTTCTCCTCTCCTATGCGTAAACCATCCAGGAACAGGAGCGAGCTTTCGGGAAAAATGGATGGGGCGGGTCCAAGCGAGGAGACGGCCCATTTGCGATATGGAAAAAAGGGAGGAAAATTCAGTGATGGCTGCTGCTTTTTTTCGCTGGTAAAAAAAATTTCCACATCGATTCGAAAGTGTTTACAAAATAGGTTAGACACGATATATTTACCTAGATTGGTATGAGTAAATTGACATATAGCGAGAAGATGACGTAATGAAAACGATGATAAATCTGGAGTCAATTGAAAAGCACTTTTCCGGTTCTGTCGTGGTACCGCCACTCTCCCTTTCCATCCAGGAAGGGGAATTTCTAACGCTTTTGGGACCGAGCGGCTGCGGCAAGACGACGCTTCTCCGCATGATTGCCGGATTTGAGGAGCCGACCGCGGGAGAGATTTTTCTCGATGGCCAGGCACTGACCGGCGTCCCGCCATACCAACGCGACATGAACATGGTGTTTCAACAATACGCCCTGTTTCCGCATATGACGGTGGAACAGAATATTCTCTTTGGCCTGAAGATGAAGAAGGTAGAGACAGGCGAGAGCATGAGGCGTTTGGAAGAAGTGCTTCGCAACACACAGCTGACGGAACTGCGCAAGCGCACACCGAAACAGCTCTCGGGCGGACAGCAGCAGCGTGTGGCGATCGCCCGGGCGATCGTCAACAACCCCAAAGTGCTGCTTCTGGATGAGCCGCTTGGGGCGCTGGATTATCAACTGCGCAAGAGCCTGCAGCTGGAACTGAAAAATTTGCAAAAAAATTTAGGCATTACCTTCGTCTACGTCACGCATGACCAGGAAGAAGCGATGGCCATGTCTGATCGGATCGCCGTCATGAACAAAGGGCGGATCGAACAGCTGGCGACGCCGGATGAAATCTACAACCGCCCGAAGACCTTGTTTGTCGCTACCTTTATTGGCGAAAACAACATCTTCGCGAGCGGCGATTCCCGCATCGCGGTGAGGCCGGAAAAAGTCAAGCTGTACAAGCAGGATGCCACCCCTCAAGACGGCCGCCGCAAAAACGGAAGAATCACCGACGTGGTGTTTCTCGGCAACTTGCGCAAGCTCTATGTTCGCCTCGATGATGAGGACATGACGGTGCTGGCTCACGAATACGTATCCGACAGCAAGGGCTGGCAAGCGGGCGATCCGGTCGCGCTCGGGTGGTCGGAGGCAGACGAGGTGATGCTCGCTTGAAATACGGAAAACAGTTGAGAATGTTGGCGCTGCCGGCTCTGGTGTGGCTGGGGGCGCTCTTCGTCTTGCCGATGTTGATGATCGTCGCGCTCTCCTTTATGAAGCGGGGAACGTATGGACAGCTCGTCTATGAATTCACCCTGAAAAATTACGCGCGCATGATCGATCCGCTTTACGTGCAGATTTTTTTCGATACGTTTTTCGTCGCGATCCTGACCACGGTGCTTTCGTTGATTTGCGCATATCCGCTGGCTTACTACATATCCCGGATGCCGCGTTCCGCGCAGAAGATATGGCTGCTGCTGGTGATGATCCCGTTCTGGATCAATTTTCTGGTCCGCTCCTACGCGTGGGTGATCATTCTCCGCTCTCAGGGCGTGATTAACTCGTTTTTGCTTTCCGCCGGATTGATTCAGGAACCGCTGCCGCTTTTGTACAACTTCGGCTCGGTGATGGTCGGGATGGTCTACACGCTGTTGCCGTTCATGGTTTTGCCCATCTACGTCTCGCTGGAGCAGCTGGACAGGCGGAAGCTGGAGGCAGCCTATGATCTGGGAGCGACTCCGTGGAAAGCGTTTTGGCACGTGACCCTGCCCTTGACCAAGACGGGGATCATGACCGGGTCGATTCTCGTCTTCGTCTCTTCGATCGGCATGTTCGTCGTGCCGGATGTGATGGGCGGCGCCAAATCGGCGCTGATGGGCAATGTGATCCAGAACCAATTCCTGTCGGCGCGCGATTGGCCGTTTGGCTCCGCGCTGTCCATTGTCTTGATGGTGTTGTCGATGCTATTGATTTTCCTCTACTACCGGGCTGTTCACGCTCGCGAGGCGAAGGAGGGGACCGCATGAAGACGCTTCGCCATCGCACATTGTCCGGCTACTCCTGGGCGATGCTCGTCTTTTTATACCTGCCGATTGCCGTGCTGATGCTGTATTCCTTTAATGAATCCCGGATCAATGCAGTCTGGTCCGGCTTTACCTGGAAGTGGTATCTCTCGCTGTTTGACAACCGGCAGGTGATGAACGCGCTCTGGAACAGCCTCACGATCGCTTTGATCAGCAGCATTCTGGCAACGGTTCTGGGAACGGCTGCTTCGCTGGCGATGAAGCATTACTCCCTCCAGTGGAGAAACTTCTTCAACGGTTTGAGCTACCTGCCCATCGTCATCCCGGAGATTATGATGGGGCTCTCCCTGCTAGTCCTGTTCAGCCAGATGCACATCGAACTGGGGAAATTGACACTGGTACTGGCTCATGTCACCTTCAGCCTGCCGTTTGTAATGGTGATCATCAATACGCGACTGGCCGACATGGGCAAGGAACTGGAGGAAGCGGCCCAGGATTTGGGAGCGACGGCGTGGGAAACGCTGCGCTACATTACGCTTCCCTTGATCTCACCCAGCATTGTCGCAGGCTTTTTGATGTCTTTTACCTTGTCGCTCGATGATTTTATTATCTCCTTTTTCGTGGCGGGTCCCAATTCGACGACCCTGCCGCTGTACATCTACGGTTTGGTCAAGCGGGGCGTATCGCCAGAGGTCAATGCCCTGTCGACCCTGCTGATCGCAAGCACCGTCCTGCTCGTGGTCGTCGCAGAGCTGTTCCGCAGAAAAGATTCCAAGTCGCTCTCGATATAATCGCGACCAAACCAAGGAACACCAAACAACAGACTGGAGGTTGAAAAAGAGAAATGAAAAAGTGGAAATCCCTCATGATTGGCGCTTTGTCCGCCGTGCTGGCTGCTACGGCCGCGGGCTGCTCCTCTGCCGAGAACGAAGAGCAGGTATTGAACATTTACAGCTGGGCAGACAACTTCAATCCGGACGTCATCAAAGACTTCGAGGAGAAGTTCAATGTCAAAGTCAACTACGACATTTACGGCAGCAACGAAGAGATGCTGGCCAAAATCCAGGCCGGCGCCTCCGGCTACGATCTGATCCAGCCGTCCGATTACATGGTGGCGACGATGATTCAGCTGGATCTTTTGGAAGAGCTGAACAAAGAGAACATTCCGAACGAGAAAAACATTGTTTCCACTTTCCAGACCCCGCCGTTTGACCCGGACAACAAACATTCGCTGGTATACACCTGGGGCATCACGGGCATCGCGTACAACAAAAAGTACGTCAAAGGGGAAATCACCAGCTGGCAGGATTTGTGGAACCCCGAATACGCCGGACGCGTCATCATGCTGAATGACCCGCGCGAAGTCATGGGCGTCGGGCTGATTAAAAACGGCTTCTCCAACAGCTCGACCGACAAGGCGGAGCTGGAAAAGGCGTTTAACGACTTGAAAGCCGTTCTGCCCAACGTGATTGCGTTCGATACGGATAATATCAAGCAAAAAATGATTGCAGAGGAAGCGTGGATCGGCACCGTCTGGTCCGGCGATGCTGCGGTGATCAACGGCGAGAATCCAGACGTGGAGTACGTCGTGCCAAAAGAGGGCGCCACCATCTGGGCCGACACCCTGGCGATTCCCAAAGGGGCGAAGCACAAGGAGCTGGCCGAGAAGTTCATCAACTATCTGATGGACCCGGAAGTGAGCGTGAAAAACTACGAGTGGATCGGCTACAGCAACCCCAACGAGAAGGCTTATCCGCTGCACAGCGAAGAGTACCGTTCCAACAAGATGATCTTCCTCGACAAAGAGGACCTCGACCGTGCGGAATGGCTCGTCGACGTAGGGGAGACGCTGCAGGACTACGACCGCTACTGGACCGAGCTGAAGAGCGGCCGCTAAACGGCAACGTTCTCAGGAATCTAGTTGAATAGGAAAAGCGATCGGACAGAGAAAATTGCTGTCCAGATCGCTTTTTTTATTGCTTGAATCGCATTTTGCCGTTTTGCCGTTTGTAAGAACGAGGCTGTAGCGAGAAGAAGCCTGTTTCCCTGCTCAGCTCCGGGCTCCGCCTCCAGGGATGCGAGTTCTGTCCGCTCCGGTTCGACTCGCGGGGGAGACGCAAAAGGAGTCTGGCTACGAGGTCATCCCACGCCCAGCTCCTGAATCCCGCGAATCGCCCCTCCGCTGGGCAGGGCTCCACAGTCGCACCGCAGGGAAACAGGCTTCTTCGCGAGACCGTTGCAGTTTTGTGGGTGAAAGCTTCGATGTAATCAACTTTCTCCCTGAACAAATCACATTTCCATCCCAAAAACGGGAAGAAGCATGATTCTTCTCCCGGCAGCTGCGAGATTCTCACCGTTTATGTCACGTCCCCCCGATACGCCATCAAAAAGTCAATAAACGTCTTCATCACCCCGCTGATCGTCGCCTCCTTATGGTAAATCAGCTCAAAGTTGCGGTTGATTCGCGGCAGGCTCAGCACCTCCACCTCCCGGAGGCGGCCCGAAGCCACATCTTCCCGAATCGAAAAGCGGGGCAGAAAGGCAATGCCCAGACGCTGCATCACCATCCGCTTGACTACCTCGATATTGTCCGCCTCCATGACCACGTTCTTCTCCAGTTGATGGTGGCTGAAGGCTCCGTTAACCAGTGTCCAGTCTAGCGAGCCGCGGTTAAACAAAATCAGTTTTTCCCGAGCGACATCCTCCAGCGTCACCTGCCGCAGGTCCTGAAAGGGATGGTCCGGATATATGGCCAGCACCATCTCGTCTGGCATGAGCTGAATCCGCCGAATTTGCGGATGGTTGACAGCGCGGGCGATGCCAAAGGATACCTCATGATGCAGGACCATATCGAGCACCTGATGGGAGTGACCTGTGAAAATCGTCAGCTTGATCTTGGGATAGTGCGAGGTGAACGTCTCCACCAGCTCGGGAAGGATGTAAAAAGCGGCGACGAAAACAGCGGAGATGACCAATTCGCCTTCGAGATGGCCATGCGAGCGCTGAACCGCCATCTGTCCATCCTGCAGGGATTGCAGCACTCTTTTGGCATACGGCAAAAAGACATCTCCCTCTCGCGTGAGGGTGATGCTGTTGCCGGTGCGTTGAAACAATTTGCAGCCCAGCTCATTCTCCAGCGCTTTGATCCGCATGCTTACGGTAGGCTGGGAGAGGTATAACAGATCGGCTGTTTTACTGAAGCTGCCGGTGAGCGCGACGAAGATAAACGCCTCGATTTGCTCCTCATTCATGATTCATTCTCCTAGAAACGTGCCGTATTTGAATTCTTAATAACCCGTATGGCTTTATTCTATTGGATTCGCCAGAAAAAATACATTACTTTGAAAGGGAAAGCAGAAGGATAGCGGCCTGCTGCTGCCTAGAATCGTGCCTAACCATACGGTGGAGGGGAAAAGAGCCATGAGCATCGCTTATTTTAACGGACGTTTTGTCGATTCTGACGACCCGGTTGTACCGATTGACGAGAGGGGCCATCAGTTCGGAGACGGGGTGTACGAGGTTATAAGGATTTATAATAAGAAGCCGTTTATGCTGGATGAGCATCTGGATCGCCTGTACATGAGCGCAGAGGCAATCGCGCTTCCATTTCGGCAAGAGCGGGAGAGCTTCCAGGCGATTATCCATCAACTGATCGAGAAAAGCGGTCTGGACAATCTGGATGTCTATTTGCAAATAACCAGGGGGATGGCCCCTCGCAATCATCTCTTTCCGGACTGCCCGGTCTCGGTCTCGATGACGGCGAAGCCGTTTCGCAGCATCCCAGCCGAACTGCGGGAAAAGGGAGCCAAGGCGATCCTGCATCCCGACGAGCGCTGGGCCAATTGCTATATCAAGTCGCTCAATCTGCTCCCGAATATTTTGGCCAAGCAGAAGGCGCATGAGCAAGGATGTCTGGAGGCGATTCTCTTCCGGGACGGATCCATCACCGAGGGAACCAGCTCCAATGTGTTCGTGATCAAGGACACTCGCTTGTACACGACGCCGCTTTCCCGTCACATTCTGGCCGGCATTACGCGCATGGCTGTGCAGCAGATTGCGGCCGAAGCCGCGTTAACATTCACGGAAAAACACGTTACGCTGGAGGAACTGGCAGAGGCCGATGAAGTGTTTATCACCAGCACGACCTCCGAAATCATGCCGGTCGTCCAAGTGGAGGAAAAGATCATCGGAGCAGGGCAGCCCGGACCGATTACCCGCCTGCTTCAGGAAAAGTACACCGTACGCACCAGCGGGGCAGCTCGCCACTAACACGGCGGGGCCTTATTAGGATCGCGTCTCATTCGGGGTGTATTTGCTACTCAATCCCGACGAGGCCACATGGTTCGCTTCTTTTGCTGGGATGCGACCATCACCGATCCGCGCGACGAATCTACGCACATTGCTGACACCAGAAAAAAGGGGATCGAAGACCATATGTTTATTGTTGATTTTCACTGTGA
This sequence is a window from Brevibacillus composti. Protein-coding genes within it:
- a CDS encoding ribokinase, whose amino-acid sequence is MRQSNIVVVGSLNMDIVVEAPRFPQVGETISGTKAHFIPGGKGGNQAVAAARLGARTVMVGMVGEDAFGNTLIQSLAANHVITKRVTKTTEVPTGLASIMIAHEDNHIVVVPGANAYCLPDRIDALEETIAAADVVLLQLEIPLETVVASAQLAKRLGKTVILNPAPAQKLPADLLRSVDYMTPNRSELYLLIAAQPTRGVDIGSIEFIHKEIVKKRDEGTAVLLVSAELSEVMSLSDRIGVLYNGELSSSWRIRKT
- a CDS encoding LacI family DNA-binding transcriptional regulator, which encodes MATIRDVAKLAGVSVATVSRVINKSGYVNKETEQAVQQAIKMLNYEPNRVARGLASKKTETIALIMPNISNPFFAELARAVEDVARSYGYTVLICNSDNESDKEQTYINVLKRRYVDGILFATHSLQAADISAMNDAGIPLVFLDRGPSESSCYVVRSKNYEGAKKAVAHLLDVGCKKIAHIYGPQETATGKERMLGYEDSVRHFDWFTPSLMVPGHFRINGGMEAVEQLMARHPDVDGIFCGNDLMALGALKKLQQMGMSVPDQVALCGFDGIELTVITEPELTTIAQPIYDIGALSTQLLVKKIEGEAVDNQYIYEFDAELVARGSSRKDMKTP
- the rbsK gene encoding ribokinase, producing MKIAVLGSLNMDLVAHVHHLPQPGETIISSRFQTIPGGKGANQAVAAARLGAKVRMIGKVGGDSYGEQLLEGLAEAGIDTEGIEREGTTGMALINVSDQGENQIVLVPGANNEVTVAYTAHHHDILTDCDVLLVQLEIPLDTVAYAVQTAHRLGKRIILNPAPAQPLPEEMLRCIDTLTPNETELELLTGMPVKTLPEIEAAAQKLLAKGPGRVIVTLGEKGALLARTDGTLHIPACQVAAIDTTAAGDAFTAAFAVAQSRGMADEEAIRFASKAAAIVVTRHGAQPSLPTLEEVEAFA
- a CDS encoding PadR family transcriptional regulator translates to MNTLAYGLLGLVAKMPSSGYDLMLQLQPFWQAKHSQIYPLLAKLEQEDYLEFTRVLQTDRPDKKVYSITDKGRAALREWLARPTGEPVFRDELSLKAYCLWLTDRATARKLFEEREELNQEHLSMYENFLAELEQACEGRPENPSSPYFGEYILLTRAVNSIREELNWCRWVIGMLDKQS
- a CDS encoding ABC transporter ATP-binding protein, translated to MKTMINLESIEKHFSGSVVVPPLSLSIQEGEFLTLLGPSGCGKTTLLRMIAGFEEPTAGEIFLDGQALTGVPPYQRDMNMVFQQYALFPHMTVEQNILFGLKMKKVETGESMRRLEEVLRNTQLTELRKRTPKQLSGGQQQRVAIARAIVNNPKVLLLDEPLGALDYQLRKSLQLELKNLQKNLGITFVYVTHDQEEAMAMSDRIAVMNKGRIEQLATPDEIYNRPKTLFVATFIGENNIFASGDSRIAVRPEKVKLYKQDATPQDGRRKNGRITDVVFLGNLRKLYVRLDDEDMTVLAHEYVSDSKGWQAGDPVALGWSEADEVMLA
- a CDS encoding ABC transporter permease → MLALPALVWLGALFVLPMLMIVALSFMKRGTYGQLVYEFTLKNYARMIDPLYVQIFFDTFFVAILTTVLSLICAYPLAYYISRMPRSAQKIWLLLVMIPFWINFLVRSYAWVIILRSQGVINSFLLSAGLIQEPLPLLYNFGSVMVGMVYTLLPFMVLPIYVSLEQLDRRKLEAAYDLGATPWKAFWHVTLPLTKTGIMTGSILVFVSSIGMFVVPDVMGGAKSALMGNVIQNQFLSARDWPFGSALSIVLMVLSMLLIFLYYRAVHAREAKEGTA
- a CDS encoding ABC transporter permease, translated to MKTLRHRTLSGYSWAMLVFLYLPIAVLMLYSFNESRINAVWSGFTWKWYLSLFDNRQVMNALWNSLTIALISSILATVLGTAASLAMKHYSLQWRNFFNGLSYLPIVIPEIMMGLSLLVLFSQMHIELGKLTLVLAHVTFSLPFVMVIINTRLADMGKELEEAAQDLGATAWETLRYITLPLISPSIVAGFLMSFTLSLDDFIISFFVAGPNSTTLPLYIYGLVKRGVSPEVNALSTLLIASTVLLVVVAELFRRKDSKSLSI
- a CDS encoding ABC transporter substrate-binding protein translates to MKKWKSLMIGALSAVLAATAAGCSSAENEEQVLNIYSWADNFNPDVIKDFEEKFNVKVNYDIYGSNEEMLAKIQAGASGYDLIQPSDYMVATMIQLDLLEELNKENIPNEKNIVSTFQTPPFDPDNKHSLVYTWGITGIAYNKKYVKGEITSWQDLWNPEYAGRVIMLNDPREVMGVGLIKNGFSNSSTDKAELEKAFNDLKAVLPNVIAFDTDNIKQKMIAEEAWIGTVWSGDAAVINGENPDVEYVVPKEGATIWADTLAIPKGAKHKELAEKFINYLMDPEVSVKNYEWIGYSNPNEKAYPLHSEEYRSNKMIFLDKEDLDRAEWLVDVGETLQDYDRYWTELKSGR
- a CDS encoding LysR family transcriptional regulator, with translation MNEEQIEAFIFVALTGSFSKTADLLYLSQPTVSMRIKALENELGCKLFQRTGNSITLTREGDVFLPYAKRVLQSLQDGQMAVQRSHGHLEGELVISAVFVAAFYILPELVETFTSHYPKIKLTIFTGHSHQVLDMVLHHEVSFGIARAVNHPQIRRIQLMPDEMVLAIYPDHPFQDLRQVTLEDVAREKLILFNRGSLDWTLVNGAFSHHQLEKNVVMEADNIEVVKRMVMQRLGIAFLPRFSIREDVASGRLREVEVLSLPRINRNFELIYHKEATISGVMKTFIDFLMAYRGDVT
- the dat gene encoding D-amino-acid transaminase; its protein translation is MSIAYFNGRFVDSDDPVVPIDERGHQFGDGVYEVIRIYNKKPFMLDEHLDRLYMSAEAIALPFRQERESFQAIIHQLIEKSGLDNLDVYLQITRGMAPRNHLFPDCPVSVSMTAKPFRSIPAELREKGAKAILHPDERWANCYIKSLNLLPNILAKQKAHEQGCLEAILFRDGSITEGTSSNVFVIKDTRLYTTPLSRHILAGITRMAVQQIAAEAALTFTEKHVTLEELAEADEVFITSTTSEIMPVVQVEEKIIGAGQPGPITRLLQEKYTVRTSGAARH